In a single window of the Gracilimonas sp. genome:
- a CDS encoding inorganic pyrophosphatase, which produces MNFPNPFFRWRPHPWHGLEVGAEQPKIVNAFIELTPFDTIKYEVDKKTGYMRVDRPQRSSSLPPSLYGFIPRTYCGNHVGELSNEDVKGDGDPLDICVLSERPIDRNEVILSARVIGGLHMVDHDEADDKIISVLDNDTYYSNIHSVNDLPPVLIERLRHYFGTYKLIPGKNQNDVYVQGIFDADHAYKVIEASIKDYEEMFGE; this is translated from the coding sequence ATGAATTTTCCCAATCCTTTTTTCCGATGGAGGCCGCATCCGTGGCATGGACTGGAAGTTGGCGCCGAACAGCCAAAGATCGTCAACGCTTTCATCGAACTTACCCCATTCGATACCATTAAATACGAAGTGGACAAGAAAACCGGTTATATGAGGGTTGATCGCCCACAACGAAGTTCGTCTTTGCCACCATCTCTATACGGATTCATTCCCCGGACTTATTGCGGGAATCATGTTGGAGAACTGTCGAATGAAGATGTAAAAGGAGATGGCGATCCACTGGATATTTGCGTGCTGAGTGAACGTCCCATTGATCGAAACGAGGTGATTTTAAGCGCCCGGGTAATTGGCGGATTGCATATGGTAGATCATGATGAAGCCGATGATAAAATCATTTCCGTCCTGGATAATGATACCTATTACAGCAATATTCACAGCGTGAATGATTTGCCTCCTGTGCTGATTGAGCGGCTCCGTCACTATTTTGGAACTTACAAACTGATTCCGGGAAAAAATCAAAACGATGTATATGTGCAAGGAATCTTTGATGCCGATCATGCTTACAAAGTAATCGAAGCTTCTATCAAAGATTACGAAGAAATGTTTGGTGAATAG
- a CDS encoding PDZ domain-containing protein: protein MKRLILTLTIVAMTGSAYAQISAKLMRYMDVSESQITFVYGGDIWLAPKDGGTAVQLTSSQGEESWPRFSPDGTEIAYTASYNGNDDVYVIPVKGGIPHRVTYPSFSDRMVEWHPDGERLLFASRREMGQRSANEFYMVSKEGGMPEKLELPYGELASFSPDGNKLAYITKITENYPFKRYKGGLASDILIYNMKSNKVERITDNEYNDGKPAWFGDKVYFLSDQGENFRLNIWEYNTADGSMNQVTNFEEFDISFLSAGPEDLVFEMGGDLYLMNPETNEYEVVEIDVVSDLSNEMPREVDVSNNIQHMTASKEGKRVVFEARGELFNVPATEGYSMNMTKSSGAFDRHPSWSPDGKHIAYWSDADGEYQIYLAKADGPGEPQKLTSRDKGYGYSLYWSPDSKHIAFIDETNTIYSVNVNNGNVTEVGNTNWNVGHGGRDGYPISWSPDSRWIAFTSGMDNANYAIMLYDTESKELHRATSGFYTSSNPVFSNDGQYLYYTTNRNFDAVYSDYDNTWVYPNSTHLVAVSLTKEVPYLLQPKNDEIPEEPEEKEEGSEEEAEEELNVEIDFDGFEKRITVLPVAPGNMGNVLGEFGEGMIVYMRFSNTGSDGGPPKLVAYDVDKREEVVIMEGVGAAVPTADRKALLVQSRGQYGIIQPQPGQSIEKPVPTDGLVMDLIPKDEWRQIFTDTWRRHRDFFYDPDMHGVDWDGLKEQYGSLIDDARTRWDISNLQSNLAAELSAGHTYTFGGDNESVDFRGTGYLGIDWEKANGKYRIKKIITPAEWDTEIRSPFDRPGVTVNAGDYIHSVNGEELDSDKDPYAAFEGLSGETVALMISSDGKPASAQKVIVNTLSQGEEGQLRYLAWIENNRKTVEELSDGKLGYIYMSNTSSQGQLELVRMYYGQLDKKGFIIDERFNGGGQLADRFLELMQRPVVYNLHWRHGKDHTQPIHTNTGPMGMLINGWAGSGGDGLPWAFQELEAGPIVGERTLGILVGPATGHQLIDGGGITVPGARLYDNDGHWFWEGEGVRPDIPVWDNPNMLMQGRDPQMERVVEEVMKMVDESSNKMTPAPKPDDRSAQGLKDN, encoded by the coding sequence ATGAAACGACTTATACTCACGCTAACCATTGTGGCGATGACGGGCTCTGCATATGCCCAAATCAGTGCCAAGCTGATGCGCTACATGGATGTATCTGAATCACAAATTACCTTTGTTTACGGGGGCGATATCTGGTTGGCTCCCAAAGATGGAGGAACCGCTGTACAGCTGACTTCGTCTCAGGGAGAAGAATCCTGGCCACGTTTTTCACCAGATGGAACCGAAATTGCCTACACAGCCAGCTACAATGGAAATGATGACGTATATGTGATTCCGGTGAAAGGTGGGATTCCACATCGGGTAACTTATCCATCGTTTAGTGATCGGATGGTGGAGTGGCATCCGGATGGAGAGCGTCTGCTTTTTGCTTCGCGGCGAGAAATGGGGCAGCGTTCGGCTAATGAGTTTTATATGGTTTCCAAAGAAGGTGGAATGCCGGAGAAATTGGAACTGCCTTATGGAGAGCTGGCAAGTTTTTCACCCGATGGTAACAAGTTAGCTTACATCACCAAGATCACAGAGAATTATCCGTTCAAAAGATATAAAGGCGGACTGGCATCTGATATCCTGATCTATAATATGAAAAGCAACAAGGTAGAACGAATTACGGATAATGAATATAACGACGGTAAGCCGGCCTGGTTTGGTGATAAAGTCTATTTCCTGTCTGATCAGGGAGAAAATTTCAGACTTAACATCTGGGAATACAATACCGCTGACGGAAGTATGAATCAGGTTACCAATTTTGAGGAGTTCGATATTTCGTTTTTGTCGGCTGGACCGGAAGATTTGGTCTTTGAGATGGGCGGTGATTTATATCTCATGAATCCCGAAACCAATGAATATGAAGTAGTAGAAATTGATGTGGTCAGTGATCTGTCTAATGAAATGCCTCGGGAAGTGGATGTGAGTAATAACATCCAGCATATGACTGCTTCCAAAGAAGGAAAAAGGGTGGTTTTTGAAGCCCGGGGTGAATTATTTAATGTGCCGGCTACGGAAGGGTATTCCATGAATATGACGAAATCGAGCGGAGCTTTTGACCGGCATCCGTCATGGTCGCCTGATGGAAAACACATTGCCTACTGGAGTGATGCAGATGGTGAGTATCAGATTTATTTAGCGAAAGCGGATGGACCAGGTGAGCCGCAAAAACTGACTTCCCGCGACAAAGGTTATGGCTATTCGCTGTATTGGTCACCGGATAGCAAGCATATTGCGTTTATTGATGAGACTAATACCATATATAGTGTCAATGTAAATAATGGGAATGTAACAGAAGTCGGGAATACAAACTGGAATGTAGGTCACGGTGGAAGAGATGGCTACCCGATTTCCTGGTCGCCGGATTCCCGCTGGATAGCATTCACTTCAGGAATGGACAATGCCAACTATGCAATCATGCTTTATGATACCGAAAGCAAAGAATTACATCGGGCAACAAGTGGATTCTATACTTCATCAAATCCGGTTTTCAGCAATGATGGACAATATCTATACTACACCACCAACCGAAATTTCGATGCGGTGTACTCAGATTACGACAACACCTGGGTCTATCCGAATTCCACACATTTGGTTGCCGTGAGCCTCACCAAGGAAGTGCCTTATTTACTGCAGCCTAAAAATGATGAAATTCCGGAGGAGCCGGAAGAAAAAGAAGAAGGTTCTGAAGAAGAAGCAGAAGAAGAGCTTAATGTTGAAATCGACTTTGATGGATTTGAAAAACGGATTACAGTTCTCCCCGTAGCTCCTGGAAACATGGGGAATGTGTTGGGCGAATTTGGCGAAGGTATGATCGTATATATGCGTTTTTCAAATACCGGATCGGATGGAGGTCCGCCAAAGCTTGTGGCGTATGATGTGGATAAACGCGAGGAAGTCGTGATCATGGAAGGCGTTGGCGCAGCTGTGCCTACAGCCGATCGTAAAGCGCTGCTGGTTCAAAGCCGTGGACAGTATGGAATTATTCAGCCTCAGCCCGGGCAGAGCATTGAGAAGCCGGTTCCTACAGATGGCCTTGTGATGGATTTGATTCCAAAAGACGAGTGGAGACAAATCTTTACCGATACCTGGAGGCGACATCGTGATTTCTTCTACGATCCGGATATGCACGGTGTAGACTGGGATGGATTGAAAGAACAATATGGTTCTCTTATTGATGATGCACGAACCCGCTGGGATATTTCCAATCTGCAGTCGAATCTGGCCGCAGAGTTGAGTGCAGGTCATACCTATACGTTCGGCGGTGATAACGAAAGTGTGGATTTCAGGGGAACCGGTTACCTCGGAATTGACTGGGAGAAAGCTAATGGTAAGTATCGGATCAAAAAAATCATCACTCCGGCGGAATGGGATACGGAAATTCGGTCTCCTTTTGACCGGCCGGGAGTTACTGTAAATGCAGGGGATTACATTCATTCTGTGAATGGTGAGGAATTAGATTCGGATAAAGATCCATATGCAGCTTTTGAAGGCTTAAGCGGAGAAACCGTTGCACTTATGATTAGCTCTGATGGAAAACCGGCTAGTGCTCAGAAAGTAATTGTGAATACCCTAAGTCAGGGCGAAGAAGGTCAGTTGCGCTATCTTGCCTGGATTGAGAATAACCGTAAGACCGTGGAAGAGTTATCTGACGGTAAACTCGGATATATCTATATGTCGAACACCTCTTCTCAGGGACAGCTGGAGCTCGTTCGAATGTACTACGGTCAGCTGGATAAAAAAGGTTTTATCATTGATGAACGGTTTAATGGCGGAGGTCAGCTGGCTGACCGATTCCTCGAGTTAATGCAGCGACCGGTAGTTTATAATCTGCATTGGCGCCACGGAAAAGACCATACACAGCCTATTCACACTAATACCGGACCAATGGGAATGCTTATTAATGGTTGGGCAGGCTCTGGTGGAGATGGACTCCCATGGGCATTCCAGGAACTGGAAGCCGGGCCTATTGTTGGGGAACGTACGCTGGGTATTTTAGTGGGTCCGGCAACCGGACATCAGCTGATCGATGGCGGTGGTATTACCGTTCCGGGTGCACGTTTGTATGATAATGACGGGCATTGGTTCTGGGAAGGCGAGGGAGTTCGCCCTGACATCCCGGTTTGGGATAATCCGAATATGCTGATGCAGGGCCGTGACCCACAGATGGAACGGGTAGTCGAAGAAGTGATGAAGATGGTGGATGAGTCATCCAACAAGATGACACCAGCACCCAAACCCGATGACCGTTCAGCTCAAGGGCTGAAAGACAACTAA
- a CDS encoding vitamin B12-dependent ribonucleotide reductase — translation MKFTRFYTKSDWKTPFDEIEFATRTSEIKNPDGSQVFHMEGVVVPDSWSQVSTDVIAQKYFRKAGVPAKLKKIKEKGVPKWLQRSEADEKALKDLPEEERYTHEIDSKQVFHRLAGCWTYWGWKHDYFDSEEDAKVFYDELACMLANQMAAPNSPQWFNTGLHWAYGINGPAQGHYYVDGKTGELKKSEDAYTHPQPHACFIQSVDDDLVNEGGIMDLWTREARLFKYGSGTGSNFSKIRGAAEPLSGGGRSSGLMSFLKIGDRAAGAIKSGGTTRRAAKMVTLDLDHPDIEEYINWKVREEQKVAALVAGSKTVQKHLKNIIKLCHTPVEIEGRTFNGAMSRDPLKNKELASEIRKAKRNQVPLNYIERVIQLAAQGFTDLEFDTYDTDWNSEAYSTVSGQNSNNSVRVPNSFMKAVKEDKDWHLYGRVELDDAEEEGRDPKPMKTMKARELWDDIAYAAWSCADPGTQYHDTINEWHTCPEDGPINASNPCSEYMFLDNTACNLASLNLMKYFKGDGEYKEFDIESLEYASRIWTVVLEISVLMAQFPSKEIAELSYVFRTLGLGYANIGAALMVQGLPYDSEEGAAVAGAVTATMHMTSYATSAEMAKELGTFEGYERNKEHMLKVIRNHRRAAYNADPKDYEGLTVKPMGIDASICPDYLVKAAKKASDKALKLGEKHGYRNAQVTVLAPTGTIGLVMDCDTTGIEPDFALVKFKKLAGGGYFKIINQAVPKALKNLGYSVKESEDIINYAKGAGSVEGCPHINPETLGEKGFTETQIDAINEALPGSFDIKFAFNQWTLGEDFCKEVLDITEEQLNDMNFDMLRYLGFSKEQIQEANDYVCGTMTVEGAPHLKEEDYAVFDCANRCGRIGTRFISAKGHIRMMAAAQPFLSGAISKTINLPNEATIEDMKDAYMDSWEMMLKANALYRDGSKLSQPLNSMADVLEEIDEEEDAPADAETTMAQDKVLEVAERIIHKYVARRQRLPFRREGYTQKVKIGGQSVYLRTGEYENGQLGEIFIDMHREGAAFRSLLNCFAISISLGLQHGVPLEEFVDAFVFTKFEPSGMVNGNPHVKMSTSVIDYIFRELAVTYLGREDLAHVPADQIETRNLRPTADAQPEAKADTQTEAKAPNATSSDAVAKKTVAEPEPAAVDTSESAQVQQKAVQADSYESEYDKAKQMGYTGEACPECGSMTMVRNGTCMKCITCGSTTGCS, via the coding sequence ATGAAATTTACTCGCTTCTATACTAAGTCTGACTGGAAGACTCCATTTGACGAAATCGAATTTGCAACACGCACCTCAGAAATTAAAAACCCGGACGGCTCACAGGTATTCCATATGGAAGGCGTTGTGGTTCCTGACAGCTGGTCTCAGGTTTCAACAGATGTTATAGCTCAGAAATATTTTCGTAAGGCCGGGGTTCCTGCGAAACTGAAAAAGATCAAAGAAAAGGGAGTGCCGAAATGGTTACAGCGATCTGAAGCTGATGAAAAAGCGCTCAAGGATCTTCCCGAAGAAGAACGTTATACACATGAAATTGATAGCAAGCAGGTCTTTCATCGTTTGGCGGGTTGTTGGACTTATTGGGGGTGGAAACACGACTATTTTGACAGCGAGGAAGATGCGAAAGTTTTTTACGATGAATTAGCGTGCATGCTGGCCAATCAGATGGCCGCACCGAACAGTCCGCAGTGGTTCAATACCGGACTTCACTGGGCATATGGAATTAACGGACCTGCACAAGGGCATTACTACGTTGATGGTAAAACCGGAGAGCTCAAAAAATCCGAAGATGCCTATACACACCCGCAGCCGCATGCCTGCTTCATTCAAAGTGTGGATGACGACCTGGTGAACGAAGGCGGTATCATGGATCTTTGGACTCGGGAAGCCCGGTTGTTCAAATATGGATCCGGAACCGGAAGTAACTTCTCAAAAATCCGCGGAGCTGCTGAGCCGCTGAGTGGTGGCGGAAGAAGTTCTGGTTTAATGAGCTTCCTGAAAATCGGAGATCGGGCAGCCGGCGCCATTAAATCTGGTGGCACAACCCGCCGCGCTGCTAAAATGGTAACTCTTGATCTGGATCATCCGGATATTGAAGAATACATTAACTGGAAAGTTCGCGAAGAGCAGAAAGTAGCCGCATTGGTGGCTGGTTCTAAAACCGTTCAAAAGCACCTGAAGAATATCATCAAGCTTTGCCACACACCGGTAGAAATTGAAGGCCGGACGTTTAACGGAGCTATGAGTCGTGATCCGCTGAAGAACAAAGAACTGGCTAGTGAAATCCGTAAAGCCAAGAGAAATCAGGTTCCGCTTAATTATATAGAGCGTGTAATCCAGCTGGCGGCACAAGGATTTACTGATCTGGAATTTGATACTTACGACACTGATTGGAATTCCGAAGCATATTCTACCGTAAGTGGTCAGAATTCAAATAATTCCGTTCGGGTGCCAAATTCGTTCATGAAAGCTGTGAAGGAAGATAAAGATTGGCATCTGTATGGTCGGGTTGAACTGGATGATGCGGAAGAAGAAGGCCGCGATCCCAAGCCGATGAAAACAATGAAGGCCCGAGAGCTTTGGGATGACATCGCCTATGCAGCCTGGTCATGCGCCGATCCGGGAACACAATACCACGACACCATCAATGAATGGCATACCTGCCCCGAAGATGGCCCGATTAATGCAAGTAATCCTTGCTCGGAGTATATGTTCCTTGATAATACCGCATGTAACCTCGCTTCCCTGAACCTGATGAAATATTTCAAAGGCGATGGTGAGTACAAGGAATTTGATATTGAGTCGCTGGAATACGCCTCCCGAATCTGGACGGTTGTCCTGGAGATTTCGGTGCTGATGGCTCAGTTCCCATCCAAAGAAATAGCGGAGCTTTCCTATGTATTCCGCACGCTTGGATTGGGTTATGCCAATATTGGTGCTGCGCTGATGGTACAGGGACTTCCGTACGATAGTGAAGAAGGAGCTGCTGTTGCAGGAGCGGTTACAGCAACCATGCACATGACATCCTACGCTACTTCAGCCGAGATGGCGAAAGAGCTTGGTACGTTTGAAGGCTACGAGCGTAACAAAGAACATATGCTGAAGGTGATTCGCAATCACCGCCGTGCAGCTTATAACGCTGATCCGAAAGACTATGAAGGATTAACAGTGAAGCCAATGGGTATCGATGCTTCCATCTGTCCTGATTACCTCGTAAAAGCCGCTAAAAAAGCTTCTGACAAAGCGCTGAAGCTGGGCGAAAAACACGGCTATCGAAATGCACAGGTTACCGTGCTTGCTCCAACCGGAACCATTGGTTTGGTGATGGATTGTGATACCACTGGTATTGAGCCTGACTTTGCTCTTGTGAAGTTTAAGAAGCTGGCTGGTGGTGGTTACTTCAAGATTATCAACCAGGCCGTTCCTAAGGCGCTGAAGAATCTCGGTTATTCTGTGAAGGAATCTGAGGATATCATCAACTACGCAAAAGGAGCTGGTTCTGTGGAAGGCTGTCCGCACATCAACCCTGAAACATTGGGTGAGAAAGGTTTTACTGAAACGCAGATTGATGCGATCAACGAAGCACTGCCTGGAAGTTTTGATATCAAGTTTGCCTTCAATCAGTGGACGTTGGGCGAAGACTTCTGCAAGGAGGTGTTAGATATTACCGAAGAGCAGCTCAACGATATGAACTTTGATATGCTGCGCTACCTTGGATTCAGCAAAGAACAAATCCAGGAAGCCAACGATTATGTATGCGGAACCATGACGGTTGAAGGTGCACCACATCTGAAAGAAGAAGATTACGCGGTATTCGATTGCGCGAACCGCTGTGGCCGAATCGGAACCCGATTCATTTCTGCAAAAGGACATATTCGCATGATGGCTGCTGCTCAGCCGTTCCTGTCAGGTGCTATTTCAAAAACCATCAACTTGCCAAATGAAGCGACTATCGAAGATATGAAGGACGCTTATATGGATTCATGGGAGATGATGCTGAAAGCAAATGCACTGTATCGTGACGGTTCCAAACTCAGCCAGCCGCTGAACTCTATGGCGGATGTGCTGGAAGAAATTGACGAGGAAGAAGACGCTCCGGCTGATGCTGAAACCACTATGGCACAGGATAAAGTGCTTGAGGTGGCGGAGCGAATCATCCACAAATATGTGGCCCGTCGCCAGCGACTTCCATTCCGGCGCGAAGGTTACACACAAAAAGTGAAGATTGGCGGACAAAGCGTTTATCTCCGAACCGGCGAGTACGAAAACGGCCAGCTGGGTGAGATCTTTATTGACATGCACCGTGAAGGTGCCGCTTTCCGAAGCTTGCTGAACTGCTTTGCGATCTCCATTTCACTTGGACTGCAACATGGCGTACCTCTGGAAGAATTCGTGGATGCATTCGTATTCACCAAGTTCGAGCCAAGCGGTATGGTAAATGGAAACCCACACGTGAAGATGAGTACATCGGTTATTGATTACATCTTCCGCGAGTTGGCGGTTACCTACCTGGGCAGAGAAGATCTGGCACATGTACCGGCTGATCAGATTGAAACCCGAAATTTACGTCCAACTGCTGATGCCCAGCCAGAAGCAAAAGCGGACACACAGACCGAGGCGAAAGCCCCAAATGCAACATCATCAGATGCTGTCGCAAAAAAGACCGTAGCTGAACCCGAACCGGCCGCTGTTGATACCAGCGAAAGTGCTCAGGTTCAGCAAAAAGCGGTACAGGCCGATAGTTATGAAAGTGAATACGACAAAGCCAAGCAAATGGGATACACCGGCGAAGCCTGCCCGGAATGCGGCAGCATGACCATGGTCCGTAACGGAACCTGCATGAAGTGTATCACCTGTGGTTCTACCACCGGCTGCTCGTAA
- a CDS encoding TonB-dependent receptor encodes MKFLYTIPIIFLLAVYQPGYAQVADTLDLGEVVVTASKTPTTDRETTKPVTVIERKEIERHAGLSISELLNQQNGITINGAVSSPGKDKSVYLRGATTRFTLILIDGFPATDPSGEGGAFDLRLLPLENVERIEIVKGSMSTLYGSDAIAGVINIITRDSEEGTFNINGKASYGSFNTNEWELGASGRSNLIDYSVNLTRTQTDGISEAEPQSGSNFTKDGFLRNAINAQVSVKPLEGLTVTPFLNYSQYDGDYDAGAFSDADNRYEADLLNTGVRVNYKGEHFEIKEAATFTQTERKFTDGFGVFNPEASLFNSDLYGIHNKFEKVRFLAGFNFQDLNFQLDGIDEGSRILSPYATAFLRSGFGLNGELGLRLNSHSEYGSNWTFNIAPVYNVTEQIKLLASLSSGFKAPTLNELFGPFGANTDLKPQESLTLDTGIEFHTLDGRITTSAIYFQRSIDDLISYDGTLGYINVNEQNDSGIELSVGYSLPKTQVEVFYNYLDGAITQNGQETDNLIRRPDHSFGANLNQQLTPDFSINLSGQFMGDRKDIYYNTQTFANEEVELDSYVLVNANLQYELLSKQLTLFASINNILDEEYTEVYGFNTPGFNFKGGAKFSF; translated from the coding sequence ATGAAGTTTCTATACACTATACCTATCATTTTTTTACTGGCGGTTTATCAACCCGGCTATGCTCAGGTTGCTGATACCCTCGATTTGGGAGAAGTAGTGGTGACAGCATCAAAAACACCTACAACCGACCGGGAAACAACAAAGCCGGTTACTGTAATTGAACGGAAGGAAATTGAAAGGCATGCAGGCTTATCAATTTCAGAATTATTAAATCAACAAAATGGAATTACCATTAATGGCGCAGTATCAAGTCCTGGTAAAGACAAGTCAGTTTATCTTCGGGGAGCAACAACCCGATTTACGCTTATTCTTATTGATGGCTTCCCTGCTACCGATCCTTCCGGAGAAGGAGGAGCTTTTGACCTTCGGCTCTTGCCTCTTGAAAATGTAGAGCGCATTGAAATCGTAAAAGGCAGCATGAGTACATTATATGGATCAGATGCCATCGCCGGTGTTATTAATATTATTACACGAGATAGTGAAGAAGGAACTTTCAATATAAACGGAAAAGCGTCCTACGGTTCTTTTAATACCAACGAATGGGAGCTGGGTGCCAGCGGAAGATCAAATCTAATCGATTATTCGGTTAACCTGACACGAACACAAACAGACGGCATTTCTGAAGCGGAACCGCAGAGTGGCTCCAATTTCACAAAAGATGGGTTTCTGCGTAATGCAATCAATGCCCAGGTATCCGTCAAGCCGTTGGAGGGACTAACTGTCACACCATTTCTGAATTACTCCCAATATGATGGGGATTATGATGCAGGTGCTTTTTCTGATGCCGATAATCGTTACGAAGCTGATCTGCTGAACACCGGAGTAAGAGTTAACTACAAAGGTGAGCATTTCGAAATCAAAGAAGCCGCAACGTTCACACAAACAGAAAGAAAGTTTACGGATGGCTTTGGGGTATTCAATCCCGAAGCATCGCTGTTTAATTCTGATCTATACGGCATCCACAACAAATTTGAAAAAGTCCGGTTCCTGGCTGGTTTTAATTTTCAGGATCTGAACTTTCAATTGGATGGGATTGATGAAGGTTCCCGGATTTTGAGTCCATATGCGACAGCCTTTTTACGATCCGGATTTGGACTGAATGGTGAGCTGGGGTTACGGCTTAATAGCCACTCAGAATATGGAAGCAACTGGACCTTTAATATTGCACCGGTTTATAATGTTACCGAACAGATTAAGCTGCTGGCTTCCCTCAGTTCCGGATTCAAAGCGCCAACACTTAATGAGCTGTTTGGTCCGTTTGGGGCAAACACGGATTTGAAACCGCAGGAAAGCCTCACTTTAGATACAGGGATAGAGTTTCATACTTTAGATGGCAGAATCACGACTTCTGCAATTTATTTCCAAAGAAGCATTGATGATTTAATTTCCTATGACGGTACGTTAGGTTATATCAATGTAAACGAACAAAATGATTCTGGAATTGAGTTGTCAGTAGGTTATAGCTTACCCAAAACACAAGTGGAAGTATTCTACAATTATTTAGACGGAGCTATAACTCAGAATGGGCAGGAAACTGATAACCTGATCCGTCGTCCTGATCATAGTTTTGGAGCAAACCTAAACCAGCAACTTACCCCTGATTTCAGTATCAACCTGAGTGGACAATTTATGGGAGATCGAAAAGACATTTATTATAACACTCAGACGTTTGCCAATGAAGAAGTTGAACTGGATAGCTATGTGTTGGTGAATGCCAATTTACAGTATGAATTACTGAGCAAGCAACTCACATTGTTTGCATCCATAAATAACATATTGGATGAAGAGTATACCGAAGTTTATGGTTTCAACACTCCCGGCTTTAATTTCAAAGGCGGGGCGAAATTCTCATTCTGA
- a CDS encoding amidase, producing the protein MKNMNKVMLFSGGIFLGFLLAFTFIQDKNAPITSAMIQDAASVIGLEFTQTERDTMIESLEDTREDLQTIRDFKLNNSVPPSLNFNPIPVGKRFDFQQRSQTWDLPENVALPENKSDLAFYTIEELASLIKDRKISSVELTEFFLDRIEQHDEELEAIVTVTRERALQQAQQMDVELEQGTYRGPLHGIPYGAKDLLAVEGYKTTWGAMPFKDQVIDETATVIQKLDEAGAVLIAKTTLGALAYGDIWFGGRTNNPWDLEQGSSGSSAGSASGTAAGLFPFAIGTETLGSIVSPSTRNGTTGLRPTYGRVSRTGAMALSWSMDKIGPITRSVEDAALVFNAIYGPDGKDQTIIDLPFNYNADLDITNLKIGYIKSAFEQDYWNKERDSLVLETFKDLDVELIPIELPEFETGALSIILTAEGAAAFDQLTLTNQDDTMQWQEPNAWPNTFRAAHFIPAIEYINANRARYQLIQKMDSVMEQVDVYISPSFGGGNLLITNLTGHPSVVLPNGFTDDMRPTSITFVGDLFDEAAVLSVAKAYQDATDHHKKHPPIFKE; encoded by the coding sequence ATGAAAAACATGAATAAAGTAATGCTTTTTTCAGGAGGCATTTTTCTTGGGTTTTTACTCGCATTCACATTCATACAAGACAAAAATGCTCCGATAACTTCAGCGATGATTCAGGATGCTGCTTCTGTAATCGGACTTGAGTTCACACAGACTGAAAGAGATACTATGATTGAATCGCTTGAAGATACCCGGGAAGATCTTCAAACGATTCGGGATTTTAAATTGAATAATTCGGTTCCGCCCTCCCTGAATTTTAATCCGATTCCTGTAGGCAAACGCTTTGACTTTCAACAAAGATCACAAACCTGGGACCTGCCTGAAAATGTAGCTCTTCCTGAAAACAAATCGGATCTGGCTTTTTATACCATTGAAGAATTGGCTTCACTCATCAAAGACCGAAAAATCTCCTCTGTTGAACTCACTGAATTTTTTCTGGACCGAATTGAACAACATGACGAAGAGCTGGAAGCTATTGTTACTGTAACCCGTGAAAGAGCTCTCCAGCAAGCCCAACAGATGGATGTGGAACTTGAGCAAGGCACTTACCGCGGACCACTTCACGGCATTCCATACGGAGCAAAAGACCTGCTGGCCGTTGAAGGTTACAAAACAACCTGGGGGGCTATGCCTTTTAAGGATCAGGTAATTGATGAAACTGCAACTGTTATCCAGAAGCTGGATGAGGCTGGTGCTGTTTTGATAGCTAAAACAACCCTTGGCGCACTTGCTTATGGAGATATTTGGTTTGGAGGCCGGACAAATAATCCATGGGATTTGGAGCAGGGATCAAGTGGGTCTTCTGCGGGGTCGGCTTCAGGTACTGCAGCCGGACTCTTCCCTTTTGCAATCGGTACTGAGACTTTAGGTTCTATTGTTTCTCCTTCAACCCGTAATGGAACAACCGGACTGCGGCCTACATATGGAAGGGTAAGCCGAACCGGAGCTATGGCCTTAAGCTGGAGTATGGATAAAATAGGTCCGATTACCAGAAGTGTGGAAGACGCAGCACTGGTTTTTAATGCTATTTATGGTCCGGATGGAAAAGACCAAACCATCATCGACCTCCCGTTTAACTACAATGCGGATCTGGATATCACCAATCTAAAAATTGGATATATAAAATCTGCCTTTGAACAAGACTATTGGAATAAAGAACGGGACAGCCTGGTATTGGAAACTTTCAAAGATCTTGACGTTGAGCTCATTCCTATTGAGCTTCCCGAGTTTGAAACCGGCGCGCTTAGCATCATTCTTACTGCTGAAGGCGCCGCTGCTTTCGATCAGTTGACATTAACCAATCAGGACGACACAATGCAGTGGCAGGAACCCAATGCGTGGCCGAACACCTTCCGGGCTGCTCACTTTATCCCGGCAATAGAATATATTAATGCCAACCGGGCCAGGTATCAGCTTATTCAGAAAATGGATTCCGTGATGGAACAGGTGGATGTCTATATCTCCCCTTCTTTTGGTGGAGGAAATTTACTGATAACCAATTTAACCGGACATCCAAGCGTGGTATTACCCAATGGGTTTACCGATGATATGCGTCCGACGAGCATCACTTTTGTGGGTGATTTATTCGATGAAGCAGCCGTCCTTTCTGTAGCTAAAGCTTATCAGGATGCTACCGATCATCACAAAAAACATCCGCCAATTTTTAAAGAGTAA